In Thermofilaceae archaeon, one genomic interval encodes:
- a CDS encoding DUF6785 family protein, translating to MAGQASTEIRVEAQRGLTPRVLILSLITIFVLTPVSAMIYFLTDKTGLYQSLMIPYFFIILLNFLVGKVNPRWRLTPPELAILLLPFFAIIGKAYLPIGAGFEGFGRFQINTVHFLIYATNNMPMMPVFRELLPSYIWPKDPTVIEMAWRGKLPGEVVNWGAWTGAIMFIWLSSLTWLLLAIFIVFGIIGYQWVEVERLTFPMAIPTTYIIVRSQENGRTPLFDMKESESRIFWVAFIVGLVIGGAPIMAEVIPAIPVGGAFQWGEMPMDFMFIPAVFGPGAHAHATFIIHQAMLFLLVPFDVLWTGFLIWVIFGLIYQPLGVRMGWLPYQPGVETWSNWWFGYRPPFPYSFFATAGLATGVALYSLWVARDRIRRLFSTIRGADIIEDGLSLRLVAMGLIGSALFFLIFWAAVGVPFVAAILLLLTWFIWQIGHARVMAEVWWHDPCYWAYVFYWLYPAGAGWMWGTEIPTRSAGWLMTNTAITILGEWTPRHFPMSSGFFTNYYYVVRRTRTNLKDAFIISVITAVLCSLIATIVPLWLANHIGLSKSALVGYASYIAGYTSDKGITSMGAFTIPNEHIAAWTVIGILTALALYFIRMRWPAFIINPVAAIPAFWLMEFMWLASLVALVVKIVLVRALGAARFERYVTPIAAGVAIGYGALVIVPMFFHIATTIIPRFAALYVP from the coding sequence GTGGCAGGGCAAGCATCGACTGAGATAAGGGTTGAAGCTCAACGCGGTTTAACGCCCCGTGTCCTAATCCTGAGCCTGATAACGATCTTCGTCTTAACGCCCGTCAGCGCGATGATCTACTTCCTGACGGACAAGACCGGTCTGTACCAGTCGCTGATGATCCCCTACTTCTTCATAATACTCCTGAACTTTCTCGTTGGTAAGGTAAACCCGAGATGGAGGCTGACACCGCCGGAGCTAGCCATCCTTCTGCTACCGTTCTTCGCGATCATTGGGAAGGCCTACCTGCCGATAGGTGCGGGTTTCGAGGGTTTCGGCAGGTTCCAGATCAACACGGTGCACTTCCTGATCTACGCGACGAACAACATGCCGATGATGCCGGTCTTCCGCGAGCTGTTACCGAGTTACATCTGGCCGAAGGACCCGACCGTGATCGAGATGGCTTGGAGGGGTAAGCTGCCCGGCGAGGTTGTGAACTGGGGCGCCTGGACGGGCGCGATAATGTTCATCTGGCTATCGTCTCTGACGTGGCTCCTACTCGCGATCTTCATCGTTTTCGGCATAATCGGCTACCAGTGGGTTGAGGTTGAACGCTTGACCTTCCCCATGGCCATCCCAACCACCTACATCATCGTGCGCAGCCAGGAGAACGGCCGCACCCCGCTCTTCGACATGAAGGAGAGCGAGAGCAGGATCTTCTGGGTGGCCTTCATCGTCGGGCTGGTGATCGGTGGAGCACCGATCATGGCTGAGGTCATACCGGCGATCCCGGTGGGAGGGGCTTTCCAGTGGGGAGAGATGCCGATGGACTTCATGTTCATACCGGCTGTCTTCGGCCCGGGAGCCCACGCCCATGCCACCTTCATCATCCACCAGGCCATGCTCTTCCTACTCGTCCCCTTCGACGTCCTCTGGACGGGCTTCCTGATCTGGGTCATCTTCGGCTTAATCTACCAGCCGCTGGGCGTGAGGATGGGCTGGCTGCCCTACCAGCCAGGCGTAGAGACGTGGAGCAACTGGTGGTTCGGCTATAGGCCACCCTTCCCGTACAGCTTCTTCGCCACAGCCGGTCTAGCGACGGGTGTAGCACTCTACTCGCTTTGGGTTGCCAGGGACAGGATTAGGAGGCTGTTCTCGACGATCAGGGGCGCGGACATCATTGAGGACGGCCTTTCGCTGAGGCTGGTGGCTATGGGCCTGATCGGCTCAGCTCTCTTCTTCCTCATCTTCTGGGCGGCGGTCGGCGTGCCCTTCGTTGCCGCCATACTACTGCTACTCACATGGTTCATCTGGCAGATAGGCCACGCCAGGGTGATGGCTGAAGTCTGGTGGCACGACCCCTGCTACTGGGCCTACGTGTTCTACTGGCTCTACCCAGCGGGCGCCGGCTGGATGTGGGGCACAGAGATTCCTACGAGGAGCGCGGGCTGGCTGATGACAAACACGGCGATCACGATCCTGGGCGAGTGGACGCCCAGGCACTTCCCGATGAGCAGCGGCTTCTTCACGAACTACTACTACGTCGTTAGGAGGACCCGAACCAACCTGAAGGACGCCTTCATAATCTCCGTCATCACAGCCGTACTCTGCTCCCTCATCGCTACGATCGTTCCGCTCTGGCTGGCCAACCACATCGGCCTTTCCAAGTCGGCGCTCGTCGGCTACGCGAGCTACATAGCGGGCTACACCTCCGATAAGGGAATAACGTCGATGGGCGCCTTCACGATACCGAACGAGCACATCGCGGCTTGGACAGTGATCGGCATCCTGACGGCCCTTGCCCTCTACTTCATCAGAATGAGGTGGCCCGCCTTCATCATAAACCCGGTAGCCGCAATACCGGCCTTCTGGCTGATGGAGTTCATGTGGCTAGCCTCGCTAGTCGCTCTCGTCGTTAAGATCGTGCTCGTGAGAGCCTTAGGTGCAGCCCGCTTCGAGAGGTACGTGACCCCAATCGCAGCGGGAGTGGCGATCGGCTACGGAGCCCTAGTCATCGTCCCGATGTTCTTCCACATAGCGACTACGATTATACCGCGCTTCGCCGCGCTGTACGTACCGTAA
- a CDS encoding radical SAM protein, translated as MHRILLIHPPADVTPLARSRRPKSEYPMMPMGLFTIADYLARNGVEVRLVNLALERILHPHADVHQLLKGYDADIAAVSLHWFVHTHGAIETARIVRAMLPNTKVVLGGFTSSFFAREILERYSFIDAVVVGEGEETLLELARGLEPERIRGVAYRDSGRVRFTGFRKPVDDLERYSFTCLKNYERWQLYVKCSPSGYTPTRKPSFWLAVARSCPLNCAYCGGGREGYRAAMGREEPVVRSPKRLADDVAVLAGEYGIKVVKLSHDPLIWGERYFVELMEEIAKRGIDAGAYWDLTYLPREELIKKALRAFEEGLCWGLSIETTNDRAREGVGRPYSLADIEGFLPLAQRYDVLLDGYFLVGLPWTTREDVERDMDYALKLMRLYRNVYVVPPFPYTMDPHAPMALRPGDYGVRKLCASIECYKKLARSEKWEDWIVHETADLRRRDIAELTLKFFKKLERAYGEGEFGENMARRYSFEHEGFVLTAQPW; from the coding sequence GTGCATAGAATACTGCTTATTCACCCGCCCGCGGACGTCACCCCACTCGCTCGAAGTAGGCGGCCGAAGTCCGAGTACCCTATGATGCCGATGGGGCTCTTCACGATCGCCGACTACCTCGCCCGCAACGGAGTGGAGGTGAGACTGGTCAACCTCGCTCTCGAACGGATCCTCCACCCCCACGCTGACGTCCACCAGCTCTTGAAGGGATACGACGCCGATATCGCCGCAGTGAGCCTCCACTGGTTCGTCCACACCCACGGGGCCATCGAGACCGCGAGGATCGTGAGAGCCATGCTTCCTAACACCAAAGTGGTTCTAGGGGGGTTTACCTCCTCCTTCTTCGCGAGGGAAATCCTGGAGCGCTACAGCTTCATCGACGCGGTGGTAGTGGGGGAGGGGGAGGAGACCCTCCTCGAGCTGGCGAGGGGGTTGGAGCCCGAGAGGATCAGAGGGGTCGCCTACAGGGATAGTGGGCGGGTCCGCTTCACGGGCTTCCGCAAGCCGGTCGACGACCTGGAGAGGTACAGCTTCACCTGCTTGAAAAACTACGAGAGATGGCAGTTGTACGTCAAGTGCAGCCCCAGCGGCTACACGCCAACGAGGAAGCCCTCCTTCTGGCTCGCGGTAGCCCGCTCCTGCCCGCTCAACTGCGCCTACTGCGGAGGGGGAAGGGAGGGTTACAGGGCAGCAATGGGCAGGGAGGAGCCGGTCGTGAGGAGCCCGAAGCGCTTGGCCGACGACGTGGCCGTCCTGGCCGGCGAGTACGGGATTAAGGTGGTCAAGCTGAGCCACGACCCCCTGATCTGGGGTGAGCGCTACTTTGTAGAGCTGATGGAGGAGATCGCGAAGCGGGGCATCGATGCCGGCGCCTACTGGGACCTCACCTACCTGCCCCGGGAGGAGCTGATCAAGAAGGCCCTGAGAGCCTTCGAGGAGGGGCTCTGCTGGGGCCTCTCCATCGAGACGACGAACGATCGGGCTAGAGAAGGGGTGGGGAGGCCCTACAGCCTGGCCGACATCGAGGGCTTCCTACCGCTGGCTCAGCGGTACGACGTGCTGCTCGACGGCTACTTCCTCGTGGGGCTACCTTGGACCACGAGGGAGGACGTGGAGAGGGACATGGACTACGCGCTGAAGCTGATGAGGTTGTACAGGAACGTCTACGTGGTGCCCCCCTTCCCCTACACGATGGACCCTCACGCGCCGATGGCTCTCCGGCCGGGCGACTACGGGGTGAGGAAGCTGTGCGCGTCAATTGAGTGCTACAAGAAGCTGGCGAGGAGCGAGAAGTGGGAGGACTGGATCGTCCACGAGACAGCGGACTTGAGGAGGAGGGATATCGCTGAGCTGACGCTCAAATTCTTTAAGAAGCTTGAGCGAGCATACGGCGAGGGGGAGTTCGGTGAGAACATGGCTCGAAGGTACTCATTCGAGCACGAGGGTTTCGTTTTGACCGCGCAGCCCTGGTGA
- a CDS encoding AN1-type zinc finger domain-containing protein, with translation MAKCDYCGAEIEGLPFKCKYCGGVFCVHHHLPEEHDCPGLYKAQSPDAIERGRPILSAPVEAAPRVRARPFFYSGELRDIAIGVAAVTIAAMPSYSLTGLLYGLLIALLAYLPHELAHKLAAEYFGNPARYVIWPWGLLLTLISAIPFMPIGIIVPGYVLIASPGLSAREEELISAAGPLTNIAVATLALVVAPLTPIARRLAYFSAIVAVLNLLPFGPLDGRKVLRANFLTWLILFGAATALLLIAL, from the coding sequence GTGGCTAAGTGCGACTACTGCGGCGCGGAGATCGAGGGCCTACCCTTTAAGTGCAAGTACTGCGGCGGTGTGTTCTGCGTCCACCACCACCTGCCGGAGGAGCACGACTGCCCCGGCCTGTACAAGGCTCAGAGCCCCGATGCTATCGAACGTGGCCGGCCGATACTGAGCGCTCCGGTAGAGGCCGCGCCCCGCGTCCGAGCCCGCCCCTTCTTCTACAGCGGGGAGCTAAGAGACATCGCCATTGGGGTCGCCGCGGTCACCATCGCAGCTATGCCCAGCTACAGCCTCACGGGCCTCCTCTACGGTCTGCTGATAGCCCTACTCGCCTACCTCCCCCACGAGCTCGCACACAAGCTGGCCGCCGAGTACTTCGGAAACCCTGCCCGCTACGTGATTTGGCCCTGGGGCCTCCTCCTCACCCTCATCTCAGCGATCCCCTTCATGCCCATTGGGATCATCGTGCCGGGCTACGTGTTAATAGCCAGTCCGGGGCTCTCCGCCAGGGAAGAAGAGCTGATATCGGCGGCCGGCCCGCTCACGAACATCGCTGTGGCTACGCTCGCGCTGGTGGTGGCACCCCTGACCCCCATCGCGCGGAGGCTGGCTTACTTCAGCGCGATCGTAGCCGTGCTGAACCTGCTACCCTTCGGCCCCCTTGACGGGAGAAAAGTGCTTAGAGCGAACTTCTTAACGTGGCTGATCCTGTTCGGTGCGGCTACAGCACTCCTGTTGATCGCGCTCTAG
- a CDS encoding FtsX-like permease family protein — protein sequence MDGDAVGGRGRHDGGLRHHHRLIDSWPVHREVLLALAVVRAVNRARLPLLVALLALLGASLLAKPEADYGASVASQLDFALIEEHARILSTLGSRVVGYPGYLRALEYITGKLREMGLEPEVQTFKVVTPLEEEVFIEVGGARYPLHLVWPNAMFMVSSTPPEGVVGRLVYVGGGRAEDMKGKEINGSIVLMDFNSYDNWLRAADLGAKVVVLLEPEDTDRYEALAKFVSAPVKFTRVYATREVARELLKQEGKVARLVVKARMAEVEAYNIIARINGTANPSDVIVIATNYDSWSVVPAVSTGYTEAMNTAFLLELARALASNPPRFSVWIAFLSGFYQGLAGPRAFVEKYFYSPEVLSGSLRVWLMLGVQLSDESPKVSTMFVGLGLRYGAGSSQVAGKFTWIKGRLYAYSRSPQLLELVRRALGAEVKPEDIYEDYLEASGWWGTQQVPYMLISEPATMAGTASFTFKTAYYRGLRWGTPLDDSKHFKSSNFRAQALVTAYMVASLASEESWGLSWGSHSPLRFGVRVGVIEGFVEFQGEVAQLDPSTGWYRPVPGALVRVYPEGPMGTFAWPFSAYLTFTDSEGRFRAIIGPRGSTPAWLFDAWVVDWETGDVTHACDRGPLYGQQVLKSSLAPLSPVEGAVVPVFEARSLTVFRVLSPSTLRRPVLLDPRQPTQLLLSTSVRLEVYDFDTKGYPYFYGYWYDPWGYPLVVFGEPGSRLIVSLRVGIGWPELVLVNASPGLSEGSGFLMSRNVVLLASYLRMASDMLLLAEGRYAKLAERGVRSVSAERLLTKARDYLRKAAESLEARDYPAYEANALAALAYASKAYKDEVMPLYDDTGKSGLAMLALLVPAAFLLERLLLHASGSKARLLSLLTTGAALTAVFYVVHPALSVITSTAMSMMGVLLVLLFAIAIVVLGSEAGRVIEEEAERAMGVHKVGRGHAVVVLQSLPVAIENMRKRPLRTALTLAALVATVVAVTSLTSVTYYTDVVFTRVLDESPASALLVKRGYAVPLYDVLDAPLLAYLRATAPGFRLYPRAWSYPSMGLRQGYSAPVFGAGRLEAGARVAALLGLSGDEVAEKFSSIIVEGLTSEALSNLFDEGLNVCLLPRSAARALGVSVGDTITFAGFDLVVVGIFDDASAGALLDLDGTSLAPIRPDHNTVIAMEPPGAPPSVPSSASWSEIIVVPFSFALKSGYLASVELTPTGEVSEAELTEVAKDVTLATELKTYVGVKGVGVRSGARVTSYLFLGWEIIPIVLTIGALNMTVTLLGSLKERVRETYVFTAVGLSPLGSALMYMTEAVTYAVIAVVAGYVLGFAANKALAAAGVLPAEYALNYASAFLVVAFAVLILATLAASLYPSLTAATLITPSLERRWKPSTRPRGDSWSIPIPVRFPSRDEALGALYYVYEYFTGMGKERPYFIVREAQPPTTSQPAVVMTVALSPYELGVTQEAQIALLGDDIRRVYTIMLQLKRLTGSRSVWESNNYYFIDEVRKQALMWRALPPEKRTEYVSKARSL from the coding sequence GTGGATGGAGATGCGGTCGGTGGTCGCGGCCGGCATGATGGCGGGCTACGGCATCATCATAGGCTTATCGATAGCTGGCCTGTTCATCGCGAAGTCCTCCTGGCTCTGGCCGTGGTGAGAGCTGTGAACCGCGCGCGCCTCCCGCTTCTGGTCGCCCTCCTCGCATTACTCGGCGCCAGCCTACTAGCGAAGCCTGAAGCTGACTACGGGGCTTCAGTAGCTTCCCAGCTCGACTTCGCCCTCATTGAGGAGCACGCGCGCATCCTTTCAACGCTCGGGTCCAGAGTTGTCGGCTACCCCGGCTACCTCAGAGCCCTCGAGTACATAACGGGGAAGCTGAGGGAGATGGGCCTCGAACCTGAAGTGCAGACCTTCAAGGTGGTCACACCACTCGAGGAGGAGGTCTTCATTGAAGTCGGCGGTGCCCGCTACCCTCTACATCTGGTTTGGCCGAACGCGATGTTCATGGTTTCGTCGACGCCGCCCGAGGGGGTTGTAGGGCGCCTCGTCTACGTCGGCGGGGGTAGGGCTGAGGACATGAAGGGCAAGGAGATCAACGGTAGCATCGTGCTCATGGATTTCAACTCCTACGATAACTGGCTGAGGGCTGCGGATCTCGGCGCAAAGGTTGTGGTGCTGCTCGAGCCCGAGGATACGGACAGGTACGAAGCTCTCGCCAAGTTCGTCAGCGCACCCGTCAAGTTCACGAGGGTTTACGCCACCAGGGAGGTGGCCAGGGAGCTCCTGAAGCAGGAGGGTAAGGTGGCCAGGCTCGTCGTTAAAGCCAGGATGGCGGAGGTGGAGGCCTACAACATCATTGCCAGGATCAACGGTACGGCGAACCCGAGCGACGTAATCGTGATTGCGACGAACTACGATTCCTGGTCCGTCGTCCCCGCGGTCTCGACGGGCTACACCGAGGCGATGAACACGGCGTTCCTCCTGGAGCTCGCCCGAGCTCTAGCTAGTAACCCGCCCCGCTTCAGCGTGTGGATAGCATTCCTCTCAGGCTTCTACCAGGGGCTCGCGGGCCCCAGAGCCTTCGTGGAGAAGTACTTCTACTCGCCGGAGGTGCTCAGCGGGAGCCTCAGGGTCTGGCTGATGCTAGGGGTGCAGTTGAGCGACGAGTCCCCCAAGGTGTCGACGATGTTCGTCGGCCTGGGTTTAAGGTACGGGGCCGGCTCCTCCCAAGTGGCCGGGAAGTTCACCTGGATCAAGGGGAGGCTCTACGCGTACTCCCGCTCCCCGCAGCTGCTCGAGCTCGTCAGGCGGGCTCTGGGCGCGGAGGTGAAGCCCGAGGACATCTACGAGGACTACCTCGAGGCTTCGGGCTGGTGGGGTACTCAACAGGTCCCCTACATGCTGATCAGCGAGCCGGCCACCATGGCCGGTACCGCCTCGTTCACCTTCAAGACTGCCTACTACAGGGGCCTCCGGTGGGGCACCCCGCTCGACGACTCCAAGCACTTCAAGTCGAGCAACTTCAGGGCTCAAGCCCTTGTCACAGCCTACATGGTTGCCTCCCTGGCCTCCGAGGAATCGTGGGGGCTCAGCTGGGGCTCCCACTCGCCTCTACGCTTCGGCGTGAGGGTGGGAGTGATCGAGGGGTTCGTGGAGTTCCAGGGGGAGGTCGCTCAGCTAGACCCCTCCACGGGCTGGTACAGGCCCGTGCCCGGAGCCCTCGTGAGGGTGTACCCGGAGGGGCCCATGGGGACCTTCGCCTGGCCCTTCTCGGCCTACCTTACGTTCACCGACAGTGAAGGCCGATTCAGGGCGATCATAGGTCCGAGAGGGTCTACCCCAGCCTGGCTCTTCGACGCTTGGGTGGTCGACTGGGAGACCGGCGACGTAACTCACGCTTGCGATAGAGGGCCCCTTTACGGCCAGCAGGTGCTCAAATCCTCCCTGGCGCCGCTCTCCCCAGTAGAGGGCGCCGTAGTGCCGGTGTTCGAGGCACGCTCGCTGACTGTCTTCAGGGTTCTATCCCCGAGCACATTGAGGAGGCCGGTCCTGCTCGACCCCCGCCAACCCACCCAGCTCCTCCTCTCCACTAGCGTGCGGCTTGAGGTCTACGATTTCGACACTAAGGGCTACCCGTACTTCTACGGCTATTGGTATGACCCGTGGGGTTACCCGCTCGTCGTTTTCGGGGAGCCGGGCTCCAGGTTGATCGTGAGCCTCAGAGTGGGCATCGGGTGGCCTGAGCTGGTTCTAGTTAACGCGAGCCCCGGCTTGAGCGAGGGCTCCGGCTTCCTGATGAGCCGCAACGTGGTGCTCCTCGCCTCCTACCTGAGGATGGCCAGCGACATGCTCCTTCTGGCTGAAGGCAGGTACGCTAAGCTAGCGGAGAGGGGGGTGAGGAGCGTCAGCGCCGAGAGGCTCCTTACCAAGGCTAGGGATTACTTGCGGAAGGCCGCCGAGAGCCTGGAGGCGAGGGACTACCCGGCTTACGAGGCCAACGCGCTGGCCGCGCTAGCGTACGCCTCGAAAGCCTACAAGGACGAGGTGATGCCCCTCTACGACGATACCGGGAAGAGCGGTCTGGCGATGCTCGCGCTGCTGGTACCGGCTGCCTTCCTGCTAGAGAGGCTCCTGCTCCACGCCAGCGGGAGTAAGGCGAGGCTTCTGTCGCTCCTCACCACCGGCGCCGCTCTCACCGCCGTCTTCTACGTCGTTCACCCGGCCCTCTCGGTGATAACGAGCACGGCCATGAGCATGATGGGGGTCCTCCTAGTCCTCCTCTTCGCCATCGCGATTGTCGTGCTGGGCAGCGAAGCGGGCCGCGTCATCGAGGAGGAGGCTGAAAGGGCCATGGGTGTGCACAAGGTTGGGCGGGGCCACGCCGTGGTGGTGCTGCAGAGCCTGCCGGTGGCCATCGAGAACATGAGGAAGAGGCCCTTGCGGACGGCCTTAACCCTGGCCGCCCTCGTCGCGACGGTCGTGGCGGTTACATCGCTGACGTCCGTCACCTACTACACGGACGTCGTGTTCACAAGGGTTTTAGACGAGTCCCCGGCTAGCGCTCTCCTGGTCAAGAGGGGGTATGCCGTCCCCCTCTACGACGTCCTAGACGCACCCCTTCTAGCCTACCTTAGGGCCACGGCGCCGGGCTTTCGTCTATACCCGCGAGCCTGGAGTTACCCCTCCATGGGCCTGCGGCAGGGGTATTCAGCCCCGGTTTTCGGAGCAGGTCGCCTGGAAGCGGGTGCTAGGGTAGCCGCCCTGCTCGGCTTGTCCGGGGATGAGGTGGCAGAGAAGTTCTCCAGCATCATCGTTGAGGGCCTCACCTCCGAGGCCCTAAGCAACCTCTTCGATGAAGGGTTGAACGTCTGCCTGCTCCCGCGAAGCGCCGCAAGGGCCTTAGGGGTAAGCGTGGGCGACACCATCACCTTCGCAGGCTTCGATTTAGTCGTGGTGGGGATCTTCGACGACGCATCTGCTGGAGCGCTGCTCGATCTCGACGGAACTTCGCTGGCTCCGATCAGGCCTGACCACAACACGGTGATCGCCATGGAGCCCCCTGGTGCCCCGCCCAGCGTCCCCTCGAGCGCCAGCTGGAGCGAGATCATCGTAGTGCCCTTCTCCTTCGCGCTCAAGAGCGGCTACCTTGCCTCCGTCGAGCTCACCCCAACGGGGGAGGTCAGCGAGGCGGAGCTGACGGAGGTCGCCAAGGATGTTACGCTGGCTACCGAACTCAAAACCTACGTTGGGGTGAAGGGCGTTGGGGTGAGGAGCGGAGCTAGGGTCACCAGCTACCTGTTCCTGGGCTGGGAAATCATACCCATAGTGCTGACGATCGGAGCTCTCAACATGACGGTCACTCTGCTGGGCAGCCTGAAGGAGAGGGTGCGAGAAACCTACGTTTTCACCGCGGTAGGCTTGTCGCCGCTCGGTTCCGCGCTCATGTATATGACGGAGGCAGTCACGTACGCCGTCATAGCCGTTGTAGCCGGCTACGTGCTAGGCTTCGCCGCCAATAAGGCTCTCGCAGCTGCGGGCGTCCTCCCGGCCGAGTACGCTCTCAATTACGCTTCCGCATTCCTCGTCGTCGCCTTCGCTGTCCTGATCTTGGCTACGTTGGCAGCGTCGCTGTACCCCAGCCTGACGGCGGCCACGCTCATCACGCCATCTCTGGAGCGCCGGTGGAAGCCGTCGACGAGGCCGAGGGGCGACTCGTGGAGCATACCGATACCGGTGAGGTTCCCCAGCAGGGATGAGGCTCTGGGGGCGCTCTACTACGTCTACGAGTACTTCACGGGGATGGGGAAGGAGAGGCCGTACTTCATCGTTCGCGAAGCCCAACCTCCAACAACCAGTCAGCCGGCCGTGGTGATGACCGTGGCTCTCTCCCCCTACGAGCTGGGTGTGACGCAGGAGGCGCAAATCGCGCTGCTCGGCGACGATATCCGGAGGGTTTACACTATAATGCTCCAGCTGAAGAGGCTGACCGGCTCGAGGAGCGTGTGGGAGTCCAACAACTACTACTTCATCGACGAGGTGAGGAAGCAGGCGCTCATGTGGAGGGCTCTACCACCCGAAAAGAGGACTGAGTACGTGAGTAAAGCGAGAAGCTTGTAA
- a CDS encoding alpha/beta fold hydrolase, with protein sequence MGSEELVWVPSAGLKLAGVLHLPSTTVKPKPVLLLHGFTGNKSEAGRLYTDLARVLCSAGYAVLRFDYRCHGDSPLPFEEFRISMAVEDAENAVKYVKSLEKVDSSSFAVIGLSMGGGVAVKLSAGRDDVAALVLLSPALDWPELTGRVPFKVEEGYVYMGPFRMRAENAMENARFTVMDIAEQVKAPTLIVHATDDEVVPISQAKRFYEKLRVEKKFLEVKSGHVFNDYHVRRQVESEILSWVKSHL encoded by the coding sequence GTGGGGAGCGAGGAACTCGTGTGGGTTCCGAGCGCTGGTTTGAAGTTGGCCGGTGTACTCCACCTTCCATCAACCACCGTCAAGCCGAAGCCGGTCTTGCTCTTGCACGGTTTCACGGGTAATAAGAGCGAGGCTGGACGTTTGTACACGGATCTGGCGCGTGTGCTCTGCAGCGCAGGCTACGCGGTGCTACGCTTCGACTACCGCTGCCACGGCGATTCACCGCTACCCTTCGAGGAGTTTAGAATCTCGATGGCGGTCGAGGATGCGGAGAACGCGGTCAAGTACGTGAAGAGCCTCGAGAAGGTTGACAGTTCATCATTCGCAGTAATCGGCCTCAGCATGGGAGGCGGCGTGGCAGTCAAGCTGTCGGCAGGCAGGGACGATGTTGCAGCCCTCGTACTCCTCTCCCCCGCCTTGGATTGGCCCGAGCTCACCGGTAGGGTGCCCTTCAAGGTGGAGGAAGGCTACGTGTACATGGGGCCCTTCAGGATGAGGGCGGAGAACGCGATGGAGAACGCCAGGTTCACCGTGATGGATATAGCGGAGCAGGTGAAAGCGCCTACGCTCATCGTCCACGCGACCGACGACGAGGTGGTCCCCATCAGCCAAGCTAAGCGCTTCTACGAGAAGCTCAGAGTGGAGAAGAAATTCCTAGAGGTGAAGAGCGGGCACGTCTTCAACGACTACCACGTGCGCAGGCAAGTGGAGAGCGAAATCCTCTCCTGGGTAAAGAGCCACCTCTAG
- a CDS encoding phosphoribosyltransferase family protein, translating into MRTAELTWSDVLGLSLTLAEEVRRERIDAIVAVMRGGIYPALIIAARLNIDRVYEVEFRRYSDEKPPREIHGEPLLLRDSVPQLNGERVLVVDDVARTGLTLKAARELLISKGAGEVKTAVLVVRSREMVEVPDYYAIFMTSCPVFPWERYESKEG; encoded by the coding sequence ATGCGAACAGCTGAGTTGACGTGGTCGGACGTGCTCGGCCTCTCCCTAACGCTGGCTGAGGAGGTTCGGCGCGAAAGGATTGACGCTATAGTCGCCGTAATGAGGGGCGGGATCTACCCGGCCTTAATCATCGCAGCTAGGCTGAACATCGACCGCGTGTACGAGGTCGAGTTCAGGAGGTACAGCGACGAGAAGCCGCCACGAGAAATCCACGGGGAACCCCTTCTGCTGCGCGACAGCGTCCCACAGCTTAACGGTGAGCGAGTCCTGGTAGTCGACGACGTAGCCAGGACGGGACTGACGCTGAAAGCCGCCCGGGAGCTGCTCATCTCTAAGGGGGCTGGCGAGGTGAAGACGGCCGTGCTCGTGGTGAGGTCGCGCGAAATGGTTGAGGTGCCCGACTACTACGCTATCTTCATGACCTCCTGCCCCGTGTTCCCGTGGGAGAGGTATGAGAGCAAGGAGGGTTGA
- a CDS encoding nucleoside 2-deoxyribosyltransferase: MRIYLAAPMKGVRVALETVRAIYAALREIGCEVLTPHVIDEVLDVDRGLTPEEVYERDVKLLEEADALVAEVSYPSLGVGFEIAYALLKGKRVIALCLESRLAETSALIRGIRSPNFKLITYSGVEDAIGKLLDELRCS, translated from the coding sequence GTGCGAATCTACCTTGCGGCACCTATGAAGGGGGTGAGGGTGGCCCTCGAGACTGTCCGCGCAATCTACGCCGCGCTGAGGGAAATCGGATGCGAGGTTTTGACGCCTCACGTAATCGACGAGGTGCTCGACGTCGACAGGGGCTTGACGCCGGAGGAGGTGTACGAGAGGGACGTGAAGCTGCTCGAGGAGGCCGACGCTTTGGTGGCGGAGGTCAGCTACCCCAGCCTCGGCGTCGGCTTCGAGATAGCATACGCGCTCCTGAAGGGTAAGAGGGTCATCGCCCTCTGCCTAGAGTCGCGCCTCGCGGAAACTTCTGCGCTCATTCGTGGGATCCGCAGCCCGAACTTCAAGCTGATAACCTACAGCGGGGTTGAGGACGCGATCGGGAAGCTCCTCGACGAGCTACGCTGCAGTTAA